TGGCAATCATATGGCTGCGAAGCATTGTGGGGCCCGTCGAATTCCACGAAGGGGGCGTTCTTAATGACTATGTTGATTCACATCGTCTGGAACTTCAACTGATTTTCGCGTTGCTGATTGCCGGGTTCGGCGTCAAGGCCGCCCTGTTTCCCCTCCATGGCTGGTTGCCTCAGGCCATGGTCGCGCCGGCCCCGGTCAGCGCGCTGCTGCATGCCGTTGCGGTGGTGAAGGCGGGAGGCTTCGGTATCGTCCGGACCGTATACGATGTTTACGGCATATCGACCGCGAACACGCTGGGCTTGCTTGCGCCGCTGTCCATTATCGCGAGCTTTACGATCATCTACGGATCGGCGCGCGCCGTGACACAAGACGACCTCAAGCGACGGCTGGCGTTTTCCACCGTGAGCCAGGTCTCGTATATCGCGCTCGGGGCCTCCATATTCGGCCCGGTGGCGACGGTTGGCGGCATCGTTCACATCGTTCATCAGGCCTTGATGAAGATCACTCTGTTTTTCGCGGCCGGCAATTTCGCCGAGACCCTTCATATTCACAAAGTTTCGGAAATGGCCGGGGTGGGCAGGCGCATGCCCTGGACCATGACGGCGTTCACGGTCGCCGCCCTCGGGATGATCGGGATGCCGCCCTTCGCCGGGTTTGTCACCAAGTGGTATCTGGCGCAAGGCGCCTTGTCGGCTGGCCAGGATTGGGTGATACTCGTCTTAATTACCAGCGCCATCCTGAATGCGGCCTATTTTCTGCCGATACTCTATACCGCGTGGTTCGAGAAACCGCTCGCGCATGCTTCGCACGAAGATCGGGGCGCCCACCGCTTCGAATGTCCGCTGAGCCTGCTTGCCCCGCCGTGTATCACCGCAGCGCTCGCGATCGCCGCGGGACTTTTCGCGGGGATGGAGTGGAGCCCGCTTGACTGGGCCAACTTCGTGATGGAACTGGAGTACGAATGATGGACCTACTTTTTCTGCAAGTCCTGTCGTTTTTGCTGGTTCTTGTGGGGCTGGTTTGGGCCATCTCGCCGCTGCGCCGGTTCGCCTGGCTTGTCAGTCTCGCGATTCCGTTGACGTGTATTGGCTGGACGTTCCTTTCTCCGGGGGAGATCACCCCGGCGCCCTGGTTTCTCATGGGCGCCCATTTCGGATTGGACGCCATCGGCCGCCCCCTCCTTGCGCTGACCGCGTCGATTTGGTTTGCGGCCGGGATTTACAGTCGGGGCTATCTCAAAAGCCAGCCGGATTCACGGTTTTATTGGTTCTTCTTCAGCCTCACGATGGCCGGTAATCTCGGCCTGCTTGCCGCGCTGGATGCGGGCAGCTACCTCACCTGGTACACGATGATGAGCGTTGCCGCCTACGGGCTCATAATCCATGATCGGAAGCCGGCGAGCATCCGGGCAGGCCGCGTTTATATGGCGTTGACCGTTCTTGGCGAGATGCTTATTTTCGCGGGCATCGCGTTTGCCGTCCGCGATAGCGCGTCGCTGCTCTTCGAAGATATTCGCCGCGGGGTTGCCGAGTCTCCCAATAAGACGCTTGTCGGCTTCCTCATCCTAACCGGATTCGGCATCAAGCTCGGTGTTATGCCGCTGCATTTCTGGCTACCCCTCGCCCACCCGGCCGCGCCCACGCCGGCAAGCGCCGTGCTGAGCGGTGTGATGATTAAGACGGGCCTCGTCGGCATGCTTCGGGTCCTGCCCTTCGGGGATGCCGGGTTCGAACTGCTCGGGCCAACCATGATCGTGGCGGGGCTCGGCACGGCATTCCTGGCCGCGATCTTCGGGACGACGCAGTCAAACATAAAGGCGGTTCTTGCCTACTCCAGCGTCAGCCAGATGGGGCTGGTCACGACGGCCGCTGGCGCGGCGCTACTGGAACCGGGGTTGTGGATCGCACTTGCGCCTGCCCTGTTGTGGTTCGTGCTGCACCATGCGGTAGCGAAGGTGGCCCTGTTCATGGGATGCGGTGTGGTCGGTTTTCCCGCTGGCTCGGCGGCGCGCCGCATCGCAATTACCGCGGGCCTGGGCCTGGCCGCGCTGTCCATTGCCGGCCTGCCCTTGACGACAGGCTTCGTCGCTAAGCAAGGGCTGAAGTCCGCGCTCGGCCAGTCCGCCTGGGGGAGTATTTTCGACACCCTCCTGCCCCTCACCGGCATTACCACGACGCTCTTGATGGCGCGTTTCCTCTACCTGGCTCGCCCGAAAAACTCGGATTCGCCCGATCGCCTCCCCTTCAGTATGCTGGCCACCTGGGGCATCCTCACCGCCGGAGCGGGCATAAACTGGATTTGGGCGCAGCCCGCCGGTATTGTTTCAAAGGACTGGCTCAAGTTCACGCCAACCTATGTCTGGACGGGGCTGTGGCCGATACTGGGCGCCGCTCTGCTGGCCGCCGCGCTCCTGCGCCTGTCTCCGGTCCGCAAACGGCTGTCACGCATCGAGGTCCCCCAGGGGGACCTGGTCGTCCCCATATCGTTCGCGGTCCGGGGCGTTTTGCGTGCGCTCGCGCAGGCGGGCCGCTGTTCTCAAGCGTGTTCAGCCTCAATGCGGCAACGTTTGTCGGGCCATATCCGTGATTGGCCCCGTTTACCGGCGTCCAGACTCGCGGCGTGGCTGGAATCGGAATACGCCTTGTTGCCGCTGCTCTGCGCCATCAGCCTCCTGATGGTGGCTATCCTTTTGGCCTGACGGGCCGTCGTCCGGGCGGGCGTTCAGAGGGCGAATCGGCACACGGCGGTGAGTCACCGGAGGGATCCGATCTGCCCTTTTCTTCGGGCGATCGCGGCCGATTCGCCGCGTTACGCCCAGTTCCGAAGGGGGTGAGTACGGTTTTCGAGGGGCATGGGGATCTGCGCGCCGGCGACATGGGATGCAAATACCGCCTGAATCATCTCTTGCACCGCGCGCCCGTCCTGAAGGCTGAGTTCCGGCCGGCGATCCGCCGCGATGGCCTCCAGCAGATCGTCGACGATGTAGCGGTAGCGGTTGTGCCCGCCCGTGTTTTCTGGCGCGGGGGCGCCGGGGAGCGGCAGCCACGCGGCGTCGGGAGCGGCGGCGTCCCACGTGGGGCTGTCGAGCCAGCGCGCTTCGAAGGTGGACCCGATCCGGATGGAAATGATTCCGCGGCTGCCGTGCAGATCGATGCCAAAGCGTCCGCCGGCGCCTTCGGGATGTCGCGCGGAATCGAAGTACCCCGCGCGCCCGCCGGGGAAGGCGAACATCGCGTGTATGGTGTCGCCGAGGATGGGGCCGAGCGGTTCGGTGGCTTCGCGCACATCCCCCGGGCCCGCGGAGGCGCCGCCGGCGGTGATCGAGGCGGCGCAGCGCAAGGGATCGGCCTCCATGAAGAAGCGCATGAGATCGAGTA
This is a stretch of genomic DNA from Candidatus Hydrogenedentota bacterium. It encodes these proteins:
- a CDS encoding monovalent cation/H+ antiporter subunit D family protein, giving the protein MLLVLTIASSLLGGAAIFLLGEHRGRSRTFTNLALAVFKVAIILVMLVGAARGETYELRVSLLPGLDFVLEADALAFLFATLSAVLWFLTTIYAIGYLEHSPGRARFFGFFAWCVCATTGVAFAGNLFTFLVFYEMLTLATYPLVVHRGTEKAIQAGKIYLAYTFIAGAVLLLAIIWLRSIVGPVEFHEGGVLNDYVDSHRLELQLIFALLIAGFGVKAALFPLHGWLPQAMVAPAPVSALLHAVAVVKAGGFGIVRTVYDVYGISTANTLGLLAPLSIIASFTIIYGSARAVTQDDLKRRLAFSTVSQVSYIALGASIFGPVATVGGIVHIVHQALMKITLFFAAGNFAETLHIHKVSEMAGVGRRMPWTMTAFTVAALGMIGMPPFAGFVTKWYLAQGALSAGQDWVILVLITSAILNAAYFLPILYTAWFEKPLAHASHEDRGAHRFECPLSLLAPPCITAALAIAAGLFAGMEWSPLDWANFVMELEYE
- a CDS encoding NADH dehydrogenase, with translation MMDLLFLQVLSFLLVLVGLVWAISPLRRFAWLVSLAIPLTCIGWTFLSPGEITPAPWFLMGAHFGLDAIGRPLLALTASIWFAAGIYSRGYLKSQPDSRFYWFFFSLTMAGNLGLLAALDAGSYLTWYTMMSVAAYGLIIHDRKPASIRAGRVYMALTVLGEMLIFAGIAFAVRDSASLLFEDIRRGVAESPNKTLVGFLILTGFGIKLGVMPLHFWLPLAHPAAPTPASAVLSGVMIKTGLVGMLRVLPFGDAGFELLGPTMIVAGLGTAFLAAIFGTTQSNIKAVLAYSSVSQMGLVTTAAGAALLEPGLWIALAPALLWFVLHHAVAKVALFMGCGVVGFPAGSAARRIAITAGLGLAALSIAGLPLTTGFVAKQGLKSALGQSAWGSIFDTLLPLTGITTTLLMARFLYLARPKNSDSPDRLPFSMLATWGILTAGAGINWIWAQPAGIVSKDWLKFTPTYVWTGLWPILGAALLAAALLRLSPVRKRLSRIEVPQGDLVVPISFAVRGVLRALAQAGRCSQACSASMRQRLSGHIRDWPRLPASRLAAWLESEYALLPLLCAISLLMVAILLA